Proteins encoded by one window of Myripristis murdjan chromosome 1, fMyrMur1.1, whole genome shotgun sequence:
- the lrata gene encoding lecithin retinol acyltransferase a — translation MLQLLTFLIEKLSLLSNFKLFDSKWSADEHQERATQRVHSSAFRRGDLLEVPRTLFTHFGIYLGDNKVAHLIPDILPVFTNDKKRISTVVTNKRLIFGCMYRCATVRVDTVEDFAYGSNIIVNYMDKMIKTEAFPNEDVAKRAEKLIGAIPYSLLWNNCEHFVTYCRYGAAASQQTEKFCQCLKSIIRDQRSFVVTFLLGMISIVHFGMAPATTLPTILIPFTLWMAG, via the exons ATGCTCCAGCTGTTGACATTCCTGATAGAGAAGCTGTCCCTTCTCTCCAACTTTAAACTTTTTGACTCCAAATGGTCGGCTGATGAGCACCAAGAGCGCGCGACGCAGCGAGTCCACTCGTCCGCCTTCAGGAGAGGAGACCTGCTGGAAGTCCCGAGAACCTTGTTTACCCACTTTGGCATCTATTTAGGTGACAACAAAGTCGCTCACCTGATCCCCGACATCCTGCCTGTATTTACAAATGACAAGAAGCGAATCAGTACAGTTGTCACTAATAAAAGGCTCATCTTTGGCTGCATGTATAGGTGTGCCACGGTGCGCGTGGACACAGTGGAGGACTTTGCATATGGCTCCAACATAATAGTAAACTATATGGACAAGATGATCAAGACAGAGGCATTCCCGAATGAGGATGTCGCTAAGAGAGCCGAGAAACTCATCGGAGCAATCCCGTACAGTCTGCTGTGGAATAACTGTGAGCACTTTGTGACATACTGCAGATACGGAGCGGCAGCAAGTCAGCAAACTGAGAAG ttttgtcaGTGCTTGAAATCGATCATCCGAGACCAGCGGAGCTTTGTTGTTACATTTCTTCTTGGGATGATCTCCATCGTGCATTTTGGCATGGCACCTGCAACTACATTACCCACAATTCTTATCCCCTTCACCCTGTGGATGGCTGGTTAA